Sequence from the Rhizobium sp. TH2 genome:
GATTTCCTCGCACCGCGCGTTCGACCACCGCCTGGAGGATGGCCTGCTTGTTCCTGAACGTCGCATAGATCGTTTCCGGCGAAACGCCTGCCGCCTTTGCAATGCCGGCAATCGTGGTGGCTTGCCACCCCGCATTGATGAACTGCATTCGGGCGGCATCGATCACGGCATTCCTGGTGTCGGCCGCCTGGGCGGCGCGGCGGCCGGCATCGTATTTCCGCTTTGGCTTGACAGCATCGTTCATTTGGATACATATACACTGTATTTAATATTGGTAAAGCTAAGCGAAATGCGTCTCGCAAGGCTCCCCGGAGATAGAGCATGCACGGCATTTTTTCCACTCTCATCCAGGCGCTCTCGCTGATGCTGGTAAGCCTCGTCGCCGGCGCCATGTTCGGCATCTGGCGTGGTTATCAGATCGCGGATTACTCGCCGGCCACATTCGTCGAAGTTCATAACGGCGCCGTCAGGAACCTCAATGCGCTTTTGCCTGCCATGGCGATGGCGTGCCTCGCCCTCGTGCTGGTCCTTGCCGTGCTGAGCCGCCACCGGGTTGCACCGTTGTCGCTCTACTTGCTTGCCGCAGCATCGATCGTCGTCGGCGGATTGATCACCCGGCTGATCAACCAGCCGATCAATGCCCAGGTCATGACATGGACCGCGTCCTCCCTGCCGTCCGGCTGGGCCGATATTCGCGACGCCTGGTGGATATGGCACCAACGGCGCCTGGCCGCGACGCTGGCGGCGGAAATGCTGCTCATTGCCGCGATCTTCATCGACCGGAAAGCCTGATCCGATTTCAGTCCAGGGAGGCCCGGACATGCCGAAAATTCTCAACACCGATGGAAATACGATCACTTCGACAACCAGCGCATTCGAGCGCTACGACATCATCCGCTATTCGCTGGCGCAGCGTGACGATCCCGTCTCGCTGGTGGTCGGCAATCGAGGTGCTCTTGATCTCGCCAGGGAACTGGGGACGGTTTCGGCTTTCATCATGGCGTCGGACAAGGGCAACCGGATCACGCTCGGTTCCGGCGCCGACACGATCTACGGTGGCCTCGGCGACGATTCCCTCAGCGGGGCGGGCGGTGACGACCGGATTTACGGCATGCTCGGCGATGACGTCCTGTTCGGCGCCGCAGGCAGCGACCGGCTCGAAGGCAGCGCGGGTGAGGATCGGTTGTTCGGCGGCGCGGGCAACGACGTCATTCTGGATTCGGTGGGCATGACGACGATGATCGCAGCCGCCGGTGGCGCCGATTTCATCGATTTCAGCAAGTCGTCGGTTCAAAGTGGCGCGATCGACGGCGGAGCGGGATACGACATGTTCGCCGGCTCCGACAACGGTTTGTACCGCCTGAAATTCAAGAGCGTCGAGATGCTTGCCACGCGAGCCGGCGAACTCTTGGGCACGATACGGCAATTCAAAAGCTTCGACCAGATTGCCGTCGCCGGCGACGCAACCGATCTCGTCAACAGCAACCAGTTGCGGGTCACTGACGCTGGCAGGCTGGACCTGTCGCAGGCATTGGGTCCGCGCAGCGCCATTCTCACGGCCAGCGCATTCGGCAACACGCTGATCACAGGTTCGGGCGACGATTACCTCATCGGCCGCGAAGGCGATGACACGCTGGTGGGCGGGCTGGGTGAGGATCTTTTCTACGGACGCGACGGAAACGATGTTTATGTCGTCGGGGAAGGCGATTTCGTGTATGAGCAGCCCGATCAGGGTATCGATACCGTGCGCTCGTCGGTGCGTTGGGAAATGTCGGCCGACCTGGAGAACCTTGTCCTGACCGGTCGCGATAAGATCAATGGCTTTGGCAACGAACTCGACAACATCCTGACCGGCAACAGCGCCTACAATTACCTCAATGGCCTGGCTGGGTTCGACACGCTGATCGGCGGCCGGCACGGGGATTATTACGAACTCGGCGATGTATCCGACGTCGGTGGATCGCTGGAGTTCGATCGTATTGTGGAACGGGCCGATGGGGGCAAGGACACCGTCTCCGTATCCAGCGAACTCGGCCGGCTCACTTATGTCATCGACAAAAACATTGAAAATGCCGTTGTCATCGGTGACGGCGTGTTCAATGTCGTGGGCAACGCTCTGGACAATGAAATCACGGGAAACATGTGGTCCAACATGTTGAACGGCGGCGGCGGCGGCGACATTATCAATGGTCAGGGCGGTTTCGACACCCTGATCGGCGGCAAGGGGGACGACACCTATCGCCTGCTCACGGCCAGTCTCGCGCCCTCTACTTCGTATATCCTGGACGAGGTTCTGGAACAGCCGGATGGCGGCATCGATACGGTCCTGATCGGGACGGGGGGCGATTTCCAGTATTACGTGATGCCGATCGGTGTGGAAGATGCGGAACTGAGGTTCGAGGATCATTTCGACCTGATCGGCAACAGCCTCGCCAACCGGTTGACGGGCAACAGTGCGGAGAACGCGCTGCTCGGCCTGGGAGGAAACGATGTCCTCGATGGCGCCGGGGGACAGAACGCGCTGATCGGCGGCACGGGGAACGACCGGTTGATATCGCACGGCGCGGCCGATCGTTTTGTCATGGACGAGGCGTTGAATGCACGCACCAATGTCGACCGCATCATCGGTTTCGGCGACGCGGACACGATCGAGCTTGATGTCCAGGTCTTCGACGCATTGTCCAAGGGCACGCTGCTGAGCGCGGAATTCAGGCTGGGCGAAGATGCAAGAGGGCCCCTGGAGCACATCATCTTCAACCGCAAGACCGGCAGTCTCTACTATGACGAGGATGGCTCGGGCGCCGAGGCAAAGATCCTGTTTGCCAGGCTCGACAGGGGAGCCGATCTGTCGGCGAGCGATTTCCTGATCGTCTGAGGGGCATTCCTCAAGCGAAGGTCGCGAGTCTTGTCGTGCCGCTATTTGGCCGGCTCACCCGTTGCCACGGCACGCCGTAATTCAGGTTGAACCCGGTCATGTAGAACAGAGGATCATCTTCCAAGTCTCGGGCCCATCATCGATCGACTCAAGGCACTTCCCTTGCGACTTGATGCGCGCGCCCGGAACTTCCGCCCCACCCTCCGCATTCCTCCCTCGACCCCACACCCCGAGGACTCACCATGCTGAAATGGGCGCTCATATTCCTGGCTATCTCCATCGTCTCCGGCATCCTTGGGTTCTCCGGCGTCTCCGCCGCGACCGCGCGGATCGCCAAGATACTTTTCGTCCTGGCGCTTCTGCTGTTCATCGCCTTCCTGATCGCGGCCTACACCATCGCCGGTGCGGTTCTGTAAAGACGCGGCGAGGGCCGCCGAATCCGATGCCTCTTGCAGTGCACGCGCTTCGGAACTACGTTGGTTCAAGCACATTCCTCCATACTCGCGCGGCGCTCCTCCCAGCCGAAAATTCCGTCGCGCGTCATCGGGAGCCAAGACCATGAATATCGAAAACACCTTGCGGTCCATCGTGGCCGTCCGCGCCACAGTTCCTGAAGATGCCTATACCGCCAACACGCTCGGCACGCTCCGCGAGGGCTCGGGCGTGGTGATCCGCAGCAACGGGCTGGTGCTCACCATCGGCTACCTCATCACCGAGGCCGACGAAGTGTGGCTGACCCGCCATGACGGGCAGGTGGTGCCGGCGCATGCGCTGGCTTATGACCAGGAAACCGGCTTCGGCCTGGTCCAGGCGCTCGCGCCGCTCAATCTGCCGGCGCTGGAGCTTGGCAGCGCATCCGGCGCCGATCTCGGCGATCCGGTCGTGCTCGCCGATGGCACGGGCCAGTATGTTGAGGCTGAGATCGTCGCCAAGCAGGAATTCGCCGGCTATTGGGAATATTTGCTGGACGAGGCGCTTTTCGTCGCGCCGGCGCATCCCTCATGGGGCGGCGCGGCGCTGGTGAGTGCCGATGGCAAGCTGATCGGCGTCGGCTCTCTCAGGCTGCAGATGAGCCAGGGCAACGAGGTCGCCGATATCAACATGGCGGTGCCGATCGACCTGCTCAGGCCGATCCTCGACGATCTGCTCACGCGCGGCCAGGTCAACAAGCCGGCGAGGCCGTGGCTGGGCGCCTTCTCGGCCGAGAGCAACGGCGATGTCGTGGTGATGAATGTGGCACCCGGTAGCCCGGCGGCGGATGCCGGCCTCAGGCATGGCGACGTGATCGCCGAAATCCGCGACAGCGATGTCGATGGGCTCGCCGATTTCTACCGCAAGGTCTGGAACAGCGGCCCGGCGGGCGCCGAGATCCCGCTTCGGGTGCTGCGCGACGGCCGCGACGCCTGGCTGCGCATCAAGACCGCCGACCGCCAGAGCTTTCTCAAGAAGCCGCAATTGCAATGACGCTGTGGCTCCGGATTCTGCTGGCGCTCGCCTGCGCGGCGGGCGCTGCATCGGCTGGCCACGCGGATGACGAGCTGGATGCCTGGTCGCAGGCAAAATGCGCCCGCTACGACAAGGCATTCCATGAACTGCTCAATCTCGGCGATCGCAAGGGCGTGACCGAGGGATTCATCAAGGGCAATGAGGATTTCATCAAGGCCGGCTGCTCGAATGGCGCCGATGTCTGCCCGCAATCTCCAGCGGATTTCAAGCTCGCCAACGACCTGACGCTAGCGGCCATGGGCTTCGGCACGGCCAGCACCTTCCTGCCGTTCATCTGCAGGAGCGCGAAGTAATTCAGCCCGCGCGCGACCATGCGTTGAGCGCCATCCAGATACCCCGGTCCATCCGGTAACGGTCAACCGGGACAAGGCAACCCAATCTCACATCGCGCCGCGCACCGGGTCCGGCATATTGAAACCCGCATTTTTCCAACACCCGCCGGGCAGCGGGATTGACCACCTGTATGTCGGCCGAGAGCCGAGCGAGGCGAGGGGCCTTCGAGTAGGCGTGATCGATCAGCCCCTGCAGCGCCTCGGTCATATAACCCCGGTTCCAATAGGCTTCGCCGAGCCAGAAGCCGATCTGCCGTTCAGTCTCGTCTTCGTTCGTGTCCAGCTTGCAGCAGCCGAGAAAGCCGCCGGTCTCGCGATGCATGATGGCGAAGACGGTGAGACCGTCGGCTTCGCGCACCCGCCGCAGGAAGCGCCCGGCATCCGATATCGTGTAGGGCTGCGGCATCTCCCACGCCTTCGATGCGACCCTGATATCGTCGGCAAGCGCCGTCATCGGCCCGATGTCCTGCTGCTCCGGCCCGCGTAGCACGAGGCGCTTGAGGTCGACTACGTCCGGGCGGTGAACCTCCGCCGGCTGGGTGCGGGCGATGCGGCTAATCGAAAACGCTGCTGTGTTCATGGCGGGCACCCTCTCTGACCGCTTGATCCTGATCGCGACCATATCTCCAGCCACTGCCAGATTATGGCAGGATAGCAGTTCGATAAAATTTCGGAGATCTCCCGAATAAACCCGGCGGGCTTTCCGTCCTTGCTTTATCGATCGGGGCGGATGCCGGGACGGATTGGGATCACCCGCGCAGAACCCCGGTTCGTGTCAAACCACCAAGACATCCGGGGTTCATCGAAAAATGCCGCGCGCCGCACAGCCTTTTACGCCTGATCAGGATCTCGAAGCCCGTCGCAACTGGGCTGGCCCCGTTATTGCCGGCGTGCTGACCTCCGATCTCGTCGCATTCTGCCAGAGCGGCGTCAGCATCGTATTGGCCGCCACGGCCTCGGACGGGCTGCCGGTCGCGGGAAAGGGGCTTTCCGCAATCATCTCGACCGAGGGCAGGGTGCGGATCTATCTGCGCGAATGCATCAACACGCCCCTGCTTGCCGCGCTCGAAGCTGGCTCCGGGATTGCCGCCACCTTCACCGAACCGCGCACGCATCGTTCGATCCAGATGAAGGCGAAGGCGACGCGAAAGCGCGCCGTCGAACCCGCAGATCTGCCCGAAGTCGCCCGGCAGGTCAGGCACTTCGGCGATGAACTGGTGGACTTGTCCTACACCCATCGCCTTGTCGAACACTATTGCATGTATGCCGATGAGGAACTCGTCGTGATCGAATACCTGCCGAGCGATGCCTTCGTGCAGACGCCGGGACCGGGGGCGGGGAGCCAGCTTGGATCATGAACAAATTGGGGCTCGATGCGATCAGGGACTGTTTCGAGGGCGTCGTGCCCTGCATCATGGCGACATCTGACATCGATGGCGTACCGAACGTTTCGATGGTCTCGCAGATTCACTATGTGGACCCGTTCCGGATCGCGCTCTCCTATCAGTTCTTCAACAAGACCCGGCGCAACGTGCTGGCGACGAGGACCGCATCGATTGTCGTCTTCGATCCCGTTTCGATGGCGCAGTACCGGATGCTGCTGGACTACGAAGAGACCCAGACCAGCGGCCCGATTTTCGAAAGCATGAAGGCGAAACTGGCCGGCATCGCCTCGCATACCGGCATGCACGGCATCTTCCGCCTGCTCGGCTCCGATCTCTACCGCGTGCGCGCAATCGAGACGATTTCGGAAAGGAAACGGCCGGTGCCGGCCCCCGAGCGCAACCTGCTCGCCGCCACCCGCCTCACATGCGCGGAACTGGCGAACTGCCGCGATCTCGACGAACTCTGCGAGCGCACGCTCGCCTGCCTCCAGCAGCATCTCGGCATCGAGCACGCGATCGTGTTGATGATCGATGAGGCGAGCCAGCAGCTCTACACGGTCGCCTCGCGCGGCTATCCCCTATCGGGCATCGGCTCCGAAGTGCCGCTCGGCGATGGTGTGATCGGCGCTGCGGCGCGCGAGGGCGTGCCGGTCCGCATCAACCACATGAGCGCGGATTATTCCTACGGCGCGGCGATCCGCGATCGTGCGCAGTCGTCGGGTTTCGATTGGACCGCGGCCACGGAGATTCCGTTTCCGGGCCTCAGCGAACCCGAGAGCCAGATCGCGGTGCCGATCATCCGCTGCGGCCGCACCATCGGCGTGCTGTTCGCCGAGAGCCAGGATGCGCTCTGCTTCGGCTATGACGACCAGGATGCGCTCGCCATCGTCGCGGACAATTTCGGCACGACCTTCGCGCTGCTCGAAATGTACGAAGGTCCGGCGGCGCTCATAACCGCTCCGGTGACTGCAGCGGCAACCCGGGAAAACCTCACCGTGCGCTACTACCCGGCCGACAACAGCGTCTTCATCGACGGCGACTATCTCATCAAGGGAGTCGCCGGCGCCGTGTTCTGGAAGCTCGTGCGCGAATACGTCTACGAAAACAGGTGCGAATTCACCAACCGCGAGCTCAGGCTCGATCCGGTTCTCAGGCTGCCGGCTTTCGCCGAAAACCTCGAGGCGCGGCTCGTCCTGCTCTACCGGCGCCTGGCCGAAAAAAGCACCGAGATCCGCATCGAGAAGATCGGTCGAGGCCGCTTCTGCCTTATTGCGGATCGTGCGCTCGCGCTCGAGGAAATCTCGGACGACATGCGCCGCCGGGCCGCCGGCTAGATCAATACATTTCCGGCAAGTCTGTCATCGGCTGGTTCCGCCTCGCGCGGGGCTGGCCCTGCTTCGTTTCGTACGCATTTAAGTAAAACGAGCGACTGAATTAAATGAACTACATGCCAGCAAAAAACAACAAAGAGCAACTCCCGAAATGCTGTTTAGCAATCTTTGAGTATTGGTGAGGGAAGTCTTAGCGAGCGCGAACGCGGCTTCCCTAGTATTTCTTGTAGCCATAGAGGCCGGACCTGCGAACCGCCATTCGCGGCCGACCCGATCAATCCATATGGCTTCAAGAGGTTTGAAATGAACATCGAGACTCTGAGTAAAATGGTCGAGGGTAGTGTCATCACCCCCGACGAACCCGGCTACGGCGCTGCCCGCCTGGCGCTGATCTGGAACGGCCGCAAGCCACAGCGTTACCCCAAGGTCATCGTCAAGGCGGCCAATGTCGCCGACGTGCAATATGCCGTCCGCTATGCCACGGCATCGGGCATGCGGCTCTCCGTGCGCGGCAGCGGCCACCAGTTCTCCGGCATCGCGGTGCAGGAGGGCGTGGTACTCGACCTGAGCGAGATCAATCACATCCATGTCGATCCGATCGCCCGGATCGCCGATGTCGGCCCGACCGTCAAGAACGGCGATGCGGCACGCATTTGCGCCGATTATGGCCTCGGCTTCCCGTTCGGCCATTGCGCGTCGGTGTCGCTGAGCGGCTACCTGCTCGGCGGCGGTTTCGGCTGGAATTCAGGGCAATGGGGCGTCGCCTGCTTCAGCGTCGAGAGCGTCGACGTCGTGCTCGCCGACGGCAGTCTCTACCGCGCCAGCGCCACCGAGAACGAGGAGATCTACTGGGCCGCCCGCGGCGCTGGTCCGGAATTCTTCGGCGTCGTTACCGGCTATCGGTTGAAACTGCAGCCGCTGCCGCGCGCCATCACGTCGAGCGTGTTCACCTATCCGATATCGGATGCGGCCCGTGTCGAGCGCTGGATGAACCACACGATGCGGGTCGTGCCTGCTAATGTCGAGTTCACCATGATGCAATCGAGTGCGCCGCCGCCGCTCGCGCATCTCGCCGACAAGGTCGCAACAGGCATTGCCACCGTCTTCGCCGATACCGACGAGGAAGCGCTGGCCACCCTGTCGCTGATCGCGTCGCTTGCACCGTCCGGCGCGCTCGACATCCAGCAGAACCTGCCGACGCCGTTCGAGACGCTCTATGCGATCATCGACCAGTTCTTCCCCGTCGGCCATCGCTATGCGGTGGATACGAATTGGGGTGGTCCGCAGGCGCTGGATTTCCTCAGCCAGCTTGCAGTCGAGACGGCCAAGGCCCCGTCGCCGCAGAGTTTCGCCCTCGGCGTGGTGCTGCCGCAGAAGGTTTTGGAGACGCCGATGCCCGATGCGGCCTTCTCCATGGCGGGCCGCGCTTTCACCGCCGTCTATGCCATCTGGCAGGATCAGGCGGAGGACGAGGCGAATATGAGCTGGGTGCGATCCATCGCACGCAAGCTCGCGCCATCTGTTATCGGCGCCTATGTCGGCGAGGCGGATCTCGATCAGCCGAACCGGCTGGAAATGAGTTATTCGCCGGAAGCCTGGACGCGCATCAAGGCGCTCCAGGACAAATACGATCCGCAGCGCATCTTCCGCAGCGAGCAGTCCCTCGCTGGCACGATGAAGCCCGCTGCGTGATCGGAAGCGGGGCCGCACGCGCATCGCGGCCCCCATACCCAGGCACGATTAACGTGCTTCAACAAGGATAAGCAAATTGCCCACTCTCTCACGCGTCTATTTTCAAACCGCCATTCTCTTTCTGCTCGCCGGCATCACCATGGGGCTGCAGATGGCGATCACCCATGATCACAGCGCCATGGCGGCGCACGCCCATGTCAACCTGCTTGGCTGGGTCTCATCGGCGATCTTCGGCATCTATTACGCCTTCAACCCGGCCAAGGCCGAACGCCGTCTCGCCTGGCTGCAATACGGCGCCTACACGATCGGCCTGATCATCATGCTGCCCGCGCTTTTCCTCATGCTGCGCGGCAACGCGGCGCTCGAACCCGTCGTCGCCATCGGCTCGCTGATCACAGCCGCCGCCATCCTGCTCTTCGCGGTCATCCTGTTCATG
This genomic interval carries:
- a CDS encoding anthrone oxygenase family protein; this encodes MHGIFSTLIQALSLMLVSLVAGAMFGIWRGYQIADYSPATFVEVHNGAVRNLNALLPAMAMACLALVLVLAVLSRHRVAPLSLYLLAAASIVVGGLITRLINQPINAQVMTWTASSLPSGWADIRDAWWIWHQRRLAATLAAEMLLIAAIFIDRKA
- a CDS encoding calcium-binding protein, coding for MPKILNTDGNTITSTTSAFERYDIIRYSLAQRDDPVSLVVGNRGALDLARELGTVSAFIMASDKGNRITLGSGADTIYGGLGDDSLSGAGGDDRIYGMLGDDVLFGAAGSDRLEGSAGEDRLFGGAGNDVILDSVGMTTMIAAAGGADFIDFSKSSVQSGAIDGGAGYDMFAGSDNGLYRLKFKSVEMLATRAGELLGTIRQFKSFDQIAVAGDATDLVNSNQLRVTDAGRLDLSQALGPRSAILTASAFGNTLITGSGDDYLIGREGDDTLVGGLGEDLFYGRDGNDVYVVGEGDFVYEQPDQGIDTVRSSVRWEMSADLENLVLTGRDKINGFGNELDNILTGNSAYNYLNGLAGFDTLIGGRHGDYYELGDVSDVGGSLEFDRIVERADGGKDTVSVSSELGRLTYVIDKNIENAVVIGDGVFNVVGNALDNEITGNMWSNMLNGGGGGDIINGQGGFDTLIGGKGDDTYRLLTASLAPSTSYILDEVLEQPDGGIDTVLIGTGGDFQYYVMPIGVEDAELRFEDHFDLIGNSLANRLTGNSAENALLGLGGNDVLDGAGGQNALIGGTGNDRLISHGAADRFVMDEALNARTNVDRIIGFGDADTIELDVQVFDALSKGTLLSAEFRLGEDARGPLEHIIFNRKTGSLYYDEDGSGAEAKILFARLDRGADLSASDFLIV
- a CDS encoding DUF1328 domain-containing protein; translated protein: MLKWALIFLAISIVSGILGFSGVSAATARIAKILFVLALLLFIAFLIAAYTIAGAVL
- a CDS encoding S1C family serine protease; this translates as MNIENTLRSIVAVRATVPEDAYTANTLGTLREGSGVVIRSNGLVLTIGYLITEADEVWLTRHDGQVVPAHALAYDQETGFGLVQALAPLNLPALELGSASGADLGDPVVLADGTGQYVEAEIVAKQEFAGYWEYLLDEALFVAPAHPSWGGAALVSADGKLIGVGSLRLQMSQGNEVADINMAVPIDLLRPILDDLLTRGQVNKPARPWLGAFSAESNGDVVVMNVAPGSPAADAGLRHGDVIAEIRDSDVDGLADFYRKVWNSGPAGAEIPLRVLRDGRDAWLRIKTADRQSFLKKPQLQ
- a CDS encoding GNAT family N-acetyltransferase is translated as MNTAAFSISRIARTQPAEVHRPDVVDLKRLVLRGPEQQDIGPMTALADDIRVASKAWEMPQPYTISDAGRFLRRVREADGLTVFAIMHRETGGFLGCCKLDTNEDETERQIGFWLGEAYWNRGYMTEALQGLIDHAYSKAPRLARLSADIQVVNPAARRVLEKCGFQYAGPGARRDVRLGCLVPVDRYRMDRGIWMALNAWSRAG
- a CDS encoding GAF domain-containing protein, whose translation is MNKLGLDAIRDCFEGVVPCIMATSDIDGVPNVSMVSQIHYVDPFRIALSYQFFNKTRRNVLATRTASIVVFDPVSMAQYRMLLDYEETQTSGPIFESMKAKLAGIASHTGMHGIFRLLGSDLYRVRAIETISERKRPVPAPERNLLAATRLTCAELANCRDLDELCERTLACLQQHLGIEHAIVLMIDEASQQLYTVASRGYPLSGIGSEVPLGDGVIGAAAREGVPVRINHMSADYSYGAAIRDRAQSSGFDWTAATEIPFPGLSEPESQIAVPIIRCGRTIGVLFAESQDALCFGYDDQDALAIVADNFGTTFALLEMYEGPAALITAPVTAAATRENLTVRYYPADNSVFIDGDYLIKGVAGAVFWKLVREYVYENRCEFTNRELRLDPVLRLPAFAENLEARLVLLYRRLAEKSTEIRIEKIGRGRFCLIADRALALEEISDDMRRRAAG
- a CDS encoding FAD-binding oxidoreductase → MNIETLSKMVEGSVITPDEPGYGAARLALIWNGRKPQRYPKVIVKAANVADVQYAVRYATASGMRLSVRGSGHQFSGIAVQEGVVLDLSEINHIHVDPIARIADVGPTVKNGDAARICADYGLGFPFGHCASVSLSGYLLGGGFGWNSGQWGVACFSVESVDVVLADGSLYRASATENEEIYWAARGAGPEFFGVVTGYRLKLQPLPRAITSSVFTYPISDAARVERWMNHTMRVVPANVEFTMMQSSAPPPLAHLADKVATGIATVFADTDEEALATLSLIASLAPSGALDIQQNLPTPFETLYAIIDQFFPVGHRYAVDTNWGGPQALDFLSQLAVETAKAPSPQSFALGVVLPQKVLETPMPDAAFSMAGRAFTAVYAIWQDQAEDEANMSWVRSIARKLAPSVIGAYVGEADLDQPNRLEMSYSPEAWTRIKALQDKYDPQRIFRSEQSLAGTMKPAA